The following coding sequences are from one Pigmentibacter sp. JX0631 window:
- a CDS encoding NTP transferase domain-containing protein, whose amino-acid sequence MSKIKIHLLIPMSGEGIRFQNYGYTIPKPLVPISGEPMISRVLDNFPEHWESHFVISENHAKTQLPSILKDLRKNCNISIIPPHKLGPSFAALEALKHIPVNEPVFVSYCDYGMIWDSSQFERFIVDSSCEIALVSYRGFHAHYLTSQTYAYSKMSGELVDCVKEKGSFTDNRENEFASSGGYYFRSAGLLKECIDFQVSKNLSYNGEFYTSLTVQAYLQQNPLAHVRVFEIPGFFQWGTPEDIVTFEYWEKTFRAYNRNQRQPIKYTEQIIMPMAGKGSRFLESSKRPKPFIDIDGIPMYEKALQSLPQAKKTNIIMLDEHKSYITHSNYNFTSLSETPNGQALSTEFGFLNVDMNKDVIVSSCDHAIVLDSQVWQEFQKIKDCDAAIFTVKRYPGVARTPHSYSYVIIDNLAHPNNFPLVKGISLKAPTTENPLEEELLVGTFWFKKCSLLKQGIEMLKTSHFDLNKELYLDSIFNVLIQNNYKVLSIPLDGYICWGDPQALKESQYWYEIFTCKKV is encoded by the coding sequence ATTATGGTTATACTATTCCTAAACCTCTCGTTCCTATTTCTGGTGAACCAATGATATCAAGAGTACTTGATAATTTCCCAGAGCATTGGGAATCACATTTTGTCATATCAGAGAATCATGCAAAAACACAATTACCCAGTATACTAAAAGATCTAAGAAAGAATTGTAACATATCGATAATTCCCCCCCATAAATTAGGTCCTTCATTTGCTGCACTTGAAGCCTTAAAACATATCCCCGTCAATGAACCTGTTTTTGTCAGTTACTGTGATTATGGAATGATTTGGGATAGTAGCCAATTTGAAAGATTTATTGTCGATTCTTCTTGTGAGATCGCCCTTGTTTCTTATCGAGGATTCCATGCTCATTATTTAACAAGCCAAACTTATGCCTATTCAAAAATGAGTGGTGAGTTGGTAGATTGTGTGAAAGAAAAAGGATCTTTTACAGATAATAGAGAGAATGAATTTGCATCTAGTGGTGGATATTATTTTCGTTCAGCTGGTCTATTAAAAGAATGTATTGATTTTCAAGTATCTAAAAATCTCAGCTATAATGGAGAGTTTTACACGAGTTTAACAGTTCAAGCATACTTGCAACAGAATCCATTAGCTCATGTAAGAGTATTTGAAATACCGGGTTTTTTTCAATGGGGAACCCCAGAGGATATTGTAACTTTTGAATATTGGGAAAAAACTTTTCGAGCATACAATCGAAATCAAAGACAACCAATTAAATACACTGAGCAAATAATCATGCCTATGGCAGGAAAAGGCTCTCGATTCTTAGAAAGTTCAAAACGTCCTAAACCATTTATAGATATAGATGGAATTCCAATGTATGAGAAAGCTTTGCAATCATTACCTCAAGCAAAAAAAACGAATATCATTATGCTTGATGAACATAAATCATATATTACTCATTCAAACTATAATTTCACTTCCCTATCCGAAACACCTAACGGTCAAGCATTAAGCACAGAATTCGGTTTCCTTAACGTTGACATGAACAAAGATGTTATTGTTTCCTCCTGTGATCATGCAATTGTCTTGGATAGTCAAGTATGGCAAGAATTTCAAAAGATAAAAGATTGTGACGCGGCTATTTTTACAGTGAAAAGATATCCAGGAGTTGCTAGAACACCCCATTCATATTCATATGTTATCATTGATAATCTAGCACATCCAAACAACTTCCCTCTCGTAAAAGGAATATCATTAAAAGCTCCTACTACAGAAAATCCTTTAGAAGAAGAGCTTCTTGTTGGAACCTTTTGGTTTAAAAAATGTTCTTTATTAAAACAAGGGATTGAAATGTTAAAAACTTCTCATTTTGATCTGAATAAAGAATTGTATCTTGACAGTATTTTTAATGTACTTATTCAAAATAATTATAAAGTATTATCAATACCATTAGATGGATATATTTGCTGGGGAGATCCCCAGGCACTAAAAGAATCGCAATATTGGTATGAAATATTCACATGCAAAAAGGTATAG